Proteins encoded together in one Kitasatospora albolonga window:
- a CDS encoding glycine C-acetyltransferase, which translates to MFDSVRDDLRTTLEEIRAAGLHKPERVIGTPQSATVAVTSGGRAGEVLNFCANNYLGLADHPEVIAAAHEALDRWGYGLASVRFICGTQEVHKELEARLSAFLGQEDTILYSSCFDANGGVFETILGPEDAVISDALNHASIIDGIRLSKAQRYRYANRDLADLEKQLKEASGARRRLIVTDGVFSMDGYVAPLQEICDLADRYDAMVMVDDSHAVGFVGPGGRGTPELHGVMDRVDIITGTLGKALGGASGGYVAARAEIVALLRQRSRPYLFSNSLAPVIAAASLKVIDLLESAGDLRDQLNANTALFRSRMTEEGFDILPGDHAIAPVMIGDAAKAGRMAELLLERGVYVIGFSYPVVPQGAARIRVQLSAAHSTADVNRAVDAFVDARAALEAEGPQ; encoded by the coding sequence ATGTTCGACTCCGTACGCGACGATCTGCGCACCACCCTCGAAGAGATCCGCGCCGCCGGGCTGCACAAGCCCGAGCGCGTGATCGGCACCCCGCAGTCCGCGACCGTGGCCGTCACCTCCGGCGGCCGTGCGGGCGAGGTCCTCAACTTCTGCGCCAACAACTACCTGGGCCTCGCCGACCACCCCGAGGTCATCGCCGCCGCCCACGAGGCGCTGGACCGCTGGGGGTACGGGCTCGCCTCGGTCCGCTTCATCTGCGGCACCCAGGAGGTGCACAAGGAACTGGAGGCGCGGCTCTCGGCCTTCCTCGGCCAGGAGGACACGATCCTCTACTCCTCCTGCTTCGACGCCAACGGCGGTGTCTTCGAAACGATCCTCGGCCCCGAGGACGCCGTCATCTCCGACGCCCTCAACCACGCCTCGATCATCGACGGCATCCGCCTCTCCAAGGCCCAGCGCTACCGCTACGCCAACCGCGACCTGGCCGATCTGGAGAAGCAGCTCAAGGAGGCGTCCGGCGCCCGGCGCCGCCTGATCGTCACCGACGGCGTCTTCTCCATGGACGGGTACGTGGCTCCGCTCCAGGAGATCTGCGACCTCGCCGACCGCTACGACGCCATGGTCATGGTCGACGACTCGCACGCCGTCGGCTTCGTCGGCCCCGGCGGGCGCGGCACGCCCGAGCTGCACGGCGTCATGGACCGGGTCGACATCATCACCGGCACCCTCGGCAAGGCGCTGGGCGGCGCCTCCGGCGGTTACGTCGCCGCCCGCGCCGAGATCGTCGCCCTGCTGCGCCAGCGCTCGCGCCCGTACCTCTTCTCCAACTCCCTCGCCCCGGTCATCGCCGCCGCCTCCCTCAAGGTCATCGACCTGCTGGAGTCCGCCGGAGACCTGCGCGACCAGCTGAACGCCAACACCGCGCTCTTCCGCTCCCGGATGACCGAGGAGGGCTTCGACATCCTCCCCGGCGACCACGCCATCGCCCCCGTCATGATCGGGGACGCGGCGAAGGCGGGCCGGATGGCGGAGCTGCTGCTGGAGCGCGGGGTGTACGTGATCGGGTTCTCGTACCCCGTCGTCCCGCAGGGCGCCGCGCGCATCCGCGTCCAGCTCTCCGCCGCGCACTCCACCGCCGACGTCAACCGCGCCGTGGACGCCTTTGTCGACGCCCGGGCGGCCCTGGAGGCGGAAGGCCCGCAGTAG
- a CDS encoding LysR family transcriptional regulator, producing the protein MIDARRLRILRAVADHRTVTAAAAALYLTPSAVSQQLAALEQETGHRLVERGARGARLTAAGEILLNHANVVLAQLERAEAELAEYGAGVAGTVTVAAFATGIGLVLAPALTELARTAPGIRVKVQDAEGDASVPMVLDRQVDVAVAVEYRGAPAEDDRRLTRVPLYSEPFDAVLPVGHRLVDEDQVAVADLAKDPWIGPYPGNPCHEVVVLACESAGFAPRLEHSSDDFRAVVALAGADAGVALVPRSALRGMEPAGVVVRPVKGSAPTRRVFAAVRRGAEGHPLIRPVLDAMEAVAVREAGLARA; encoded by the coding sequence ATGATCGATGCGCGGCGGCTGCGAATCCTCCGTGCGGTGGCCGACCACCGCACCGTGACCGCGGCCGCCGCCGCGTTGTACCTGACGCCCTCCGCCGTCTCCCAGCAGCTCGCCGCCCTGGAGCAGGAGACCGGCCACCGCCTCGTCGAACGCGGTGCGCGCGGTGCCCGGCTGACCGCCGCCGGGGAGATCCTCCTCAACCACGCCAATGTGGTCCTGGCCCAGCTGGAGCGGGCGGAAGCGGAGCTGGCGGAGTACGGCGCGGGCGTCGCCGGTACGGTCACGGTCGCCGCGTTCGCCACCGGCATCGGCCTTGTCCTCGCCCCCGCCCTCACGGAGCTGGCCCGCACCGCGCCCGGCATCCGGGTCAAGGTCCAGGACGCGGAGGGCGACGCGAGCGTCCCGATGGTGCTGGACCGGCAGGTCGATGTGGCGGTGGCGGTGGAGTACCGGGGCGCCCCCGCCGAGGACGACCGGCGCCTCACCCGGGTCCCGCTCTACTCGGAGCCGTTCGACGCGGTGCTCCCGGTGGGCCACCGCCTCGTGGACGAGGACCAGGTGGCGGTCGCGGACCTCGCGAAGGACCCGTGGATCGGGCCGTACCCGGGGAACCCCTGCCATGAGGTGGTGGTCCTGGCCTGCGAGTCCGCCGGGTTCGCCCCGCGCCTGGAGCACTCGTCCGACGACTTCCGGGCGGTGGTGGCGCTGGCCGGGGCGGACGCGGGGGTGGCCCTGGTGCCGAGGTCGGCGCTGCGCGGGATGGAGCCGGCCGGGGTGGTCGTCCGCCCGGTGAAGGGCAGCGCCCCCACCCGCCGCGTCTTCGCGGCCGTACGCCGGGGAGCCGAGGGACATCCGCTGATCCGGCCGGTGCTGGACGCGATGGAGGCGGTGGCGGTACGGGAGGCGGGGCTGGCGCGGGCGTGA
- a CDS encoding low temperature requirement protein A has product MEQPLDPRASPVVAEPERHADWNELFFDLVVVAGAGQLAHLLHDGPHLTDLALYGVLYLAFWTVWAGFAVYGDIAASATRVRTLLIAMLGMAVMAASVHAVLTHHAVTFVVAYVLLRWQAGRVWRRGSVVADWPLAQFGAGALPWLVSLFVPTPWRYWLWALGIAVDIVTLLVATRGRTLRRAAGRAAARRGDRPPPGPPHASSPAPPRLSESRIDTAHMGERLGLYVIIVLGEGVIQIIDAASERDDWDLPLAATGLGAFGLLAGICALSLLYGTNGIPHLRKDALPPRLAMLLHAVMTGFLVALATALGSAVAHFDDVLPKGQHWLLCGAMAGYFAAGVVAALPLAERADRVWVLGWGLPCVVVAVALAPLGVRLPAWATIGILVALVCWQILYDPGPAGASGSGRGWGGRIRRTARLG; this is encoded by the coding sequence ATGGAGCAGCCCCTGGACCCCCGCGCCTCCCCCGTGGTGGCCGAGCCCGAGCGGCACGCCGACTGGAACGAGCTCTTCTTCGACCTGGTCGTCGTCGCCGGGGCGGGGCAGCTGGCCCACCTCCTGCACGACGGCCCGCACCTGACGGATCTCGCTCTGTACGGGGTCCTCTACCTGGCCTTCTGGACCGTCTGGGCCGGGTTCGCCGTCTACGGGGACATCGCCGCCTCCGCCACCCGGGTCCGCACCCTGCTGATCGCGATGCTCGGGATGGCCGTGATGGCGGCCTCCGTGCACGCGGTCCTCACCCACCACGCCGTCACCTTCGTCGTCGCCTATGTCCTGCTGCGCTGGCAGGCGGGCCGGGTCTGGCGGCGGGGCAGTGTCGTGGCCGACTGGCCGCTGGCGCAGTTCGGCGCGGGGGCGCTGCCCTGGCTGGTCTCCCTCTTCGTGCCGACGCCGTGGCGCTACTGGCTCTGGGCCCTCGGCATCGCCGTCGACATCGTCACCCTGCTGGTCGCCACCCGGGGCCGCACCCTGCGCCGCGCGGCCGGGCGGGCCGCCGCACGCCGGGGCGACCGTCCGCCGCCGGGCCCGCCGCACGCCTCCTCGCCCGCGCCGCCCCGGCTCAGCGAGTCGCGGATCGACACCGCGCACATGGGTGAGCGGCTCGGGCTGTACGTGATCATCGTGCTGGGCGAAGGGGTCATCCAGATCATCGACGCCGCCTCGGAACGCGACGACTGGGACCTGCCGCTGGCCGCCACCGGGCTCGGGGCGTTCGGGCTGCTGGCCGGGATCTGCGCCCTGAGCCTGCTGTACGGCACCAACGGCATCCCGCACCTGCGCAAGGACGCGCTCCCGCCCCGGCTGGCGATGCTGCTGCACGCCGTGATGACCGGTTTCCTGGTCGCGCTGGCGACCGCCCTGGGCTCGGCGGTGGCCCACTTCGACGACGTCCTGCCGAAGGGGCAGCACTGGCTGCTGTGCGGGGCGATGGCGGGGTACTTCGCGGCGGGCGTGGTCGCGGCGCTGCCGCTGGCGGAGCGGGCCGACCGGGTGTGGGTGCTGGGGTGGGGGCTGCCGTGCGTGGTGGTGGCCGTGGCCCTGGCCCCGCTGGGCGTACGGCTGCCCGCCTGGGCGACGATCGGCATCCTGGTGGCGCTGGTGTGCTGGCAGATCCTCTACGACCCGGGGCCCGCCGGAGCGTCCGGGTCCGGGCGGGGGTGGGGCGGCAGGATCAGACGGACGGCCCGGCTCGGCTGA
- a CDS encoding extradiol dioxygenase: MSRIALVTLVVRDYDEALAFYRDALGFELVEDTDRGDGSRWVVVRPRGAASGTGLLLARAKDGAQEASVGAQTGGRVGFFLHTEDFAGDHARMSAAGVRFLEEPRHETYGSVAVFEDLYGNRWDLLQPAS, translated from the coding sequence ATGTCCCGTATCGCCCTGGTCACCCTGGTCGTCCGCGACTACGACGAGGCCCTCGCCTTCTACCGCGACGCGCTCGGCTTCGAGCTGGTGGAGGACACCGACCGGGGCGACGGCTCCCGCTGGGTGGTGGTGCGCCCGCGCGGAGCGGCGTCCGGTACGGGGCTGCTGCTGGCCCGCGCGAAGGACGGGGCGCAGGAGGCGAGCGTGGGGGCGCAGACGGGCGGCCGGGTCGGATTCTTCCTGCACACCGAGGACTTCGCGGGCGACCACGCCCGGATGAGCGCGGCGGGGGTGCGCTTCCTGGAGGAGCCCCGGCACGAGACATACGGCTCGGTCGCGGTCTTCGAGGACCTGTACGGCAACCGCTGGGACCTGCTGCAACCGGCGTCCTGA
- a CDS encoding nucleoside/nucleotide kinase family protein, with product MPRMDILDTTTPGGLAAATDRARRLAETGRRRVLGIAGPPGAGKSTLAERLAGALDGRAVLVPMDGFHLASAELDRLGRADRKGAPDTFDAPGYAALLRRLRDPDPVHPVYAPAFDRALEEPVAGALAVAPDVPLVITEGNYLLLDQGPWAQVRGLLDEVWFLDLDPAVRVRRLVERHVRYGKPPAYARAWVERSDEANARLVERGRGRADAVVRLPS from the coding sequence ATGCCCCGCATGGACATCCTGGACACCACGACCCCCGGCGGCCTCGCGGCGGCGACGGACCGGGCCCGCCGCCTCGCGGAGACCGGGCGGCGGCGCGTTCTCGGGATCGCGGGGCCGCCCGGAGCGGGGAAGTCCACCCTGGCGGAGCGGCTGGCCGGGGCGCTGGACGGGCGCGCCGTCCTCGTCCCCATGGACGGCTTCCACCTGGCGTCCGCCGAGCTGGACCGGCTGGGCCGGGCTGACCGCAAGGGCGCCCCCGACACCTTCGACGCGCCCGGGTACGCGGCGCTCCTGCGCCGGTTGCGCGACCCGGACCCGGTGCACCCGGTGTACGCCCCCGCCTTCGACCGGGCCCTGGAGGAGCCGGTCGCCGGGGCCCTGGCCGTCGCCCCGGACGTGCCGCTCGTCATCACCGAGGGCAACTACCTCCTCCTCGACCAGGGGCCGTGGGCCCAGGTGCGCGGGCTGCTGGACGAGGTGTGGTTCCTGGACCTCGATCCGGCGGTGCGGGTGCGGCGGCTGGTCGAGCGCCATGTGCGGTACGGGAAGCCTCCGGCGTACGCGCGGGCGTGGGTGGAGCGCTCGGACGAGGCGAACGCCCGGCTGGTGGAGCGCGGGCGGGGGCGGGCCGACGCGGTGGTGCGGCTGCCGTCGTGA
- a CDS encoding peptidase M24 family protein: protein MSSPNPSAPSPAPFTAEVYRARMAKAAESAAGAGLAGVIVAPGPDLVHLTGYRPVSTERLTLLVLRPGEEPVLVVPTLEAPDAAAAAGAPALALRDWTDGKDPYAVAAPLLDAQGRFGISDNAWAMHLLGLQRALPATSYTSLTEALPMLRAVKDAAELERLAAAGAAADATYEEILKVRFSGRRETDVAADLASLLRHFGHSQVDFTVVGSGPNGANPHHEAGERTIQRGDMVVLDFGGLKHGYGSDTSRTVHVGEPTAEEQRVHDIVREAQQAGCAAVRPGVACQEVDRAARAVITEFGYGERFIHRTGHGIGVTTHEPPYMIEGEEQPLVPGMCFSVEPGIYLPGRFGVRIEDIVTVTEDGGRRLNATARELAIVE, encoded by the coding sequence ATGTCCAGCCCGAACCCGTCCGCGCCGTCCCCCGCCCCCTTCACCGCCGAGGTATACCGGGCCCGGATGGCGAAGGCGGCCGAGTCCGCCGCCGGGGCCGGGCTGGCCGGGGTGATCGTCGCGCCCGGCCCCGACCTCGTCCATCTGACCGGCTACCGGCCCGTCTCCACCGAACGCCTCACCCTCCTCGTCCTGCGGCCCGGGGAGGAACCGGTCCTGGTCGTCCCGACCCTGGAGGCGCCCGACGCGGCTGCCGCCGCCGGGGCGCCCGCGCTCGCCCTGCGGGACTGGACCGACGGCAAGGACCCGTATGCGGTGGCCGCCCCGCTGCTCGACGCCCAGGGGCGCTTCGGCATCAGCGACAACGCCTGGGCGATGCACCTCCTCGGCCTCCAACGGGCCCTGCCCGCAACGTCGTACACCTCCCTCACCGAGGCGCTCCCGATGCTCCGGGCGGTCAAGGACGCCGCCGAGCTGGAGCGCCTCGCGGCGGCCGGGGCGGCGGCGGACGCCACGTACGAGGAGATCCTGAAGGTGCGCTTCTCCGGCCGCCGGGAGACCGATGTCGCCGCCGATCTCGCCTCGCTGCTCCGGCACTTCGGGCACTCCCAGGTCGACTTCACCGTCGTCGGCTCCGGCCCCAACGGCGCCAACCCGCACCACGAGGCGGGTGAACGCACCATCCAGCGCGGTGACATGGTCGTCCTCGACTTCGGCGGCCTGAAGCACGGTTACGGCTCCGACACCTCCCGTACGGTCCATGTCGGGGAGCCCACCGCCGAGGAGCAGCGGGTCCACGACATCGTCCGCGAGGCCCAGCAGGCGGGGTGCGCCGCCGTCCGGCCCGGGGTCGCCTGCCAGGAGGTCGACCGCGCCGCCCGCGCGGTGATCACCGAGTTCGGCTACGGGGAGCGGTTCATCCACCGCACCGGCCACGGCATCGGCGTCACCACCCACGAACCGCCGTACATGATCGAGGGCGAGGAGCAGCCGCTCGTCCCCGGCATGTGCTTCTCCGTGGAGCCGGGCATCTACCTCCCCGGCCGCTTCGGGGTCCGGATCGAGGACATCGTGACCGTCACCGAGGACGGCGGCCGGCGCCTCAACGCCACCGCGCGCGAGCTGGCGATCGTGGAGTAG